The Mesorhizobium koreense genome includes a window with the following:
- a CDS encoding S1C family serine protease has product MALPASELQPDDARLLDDYSATVADAVDRVGPAVCRMERVADSRAAGQGSGFVIAPDGLIVTNSHVVGDVQAVRIAMPDGTSTGGRVLGRDPDTDIALVRADGHFSDIAPLGNSKRLRRGQIAIAIGNPLGFEWTVTTGVVSALGRSMRASTGRLIDDVIQTDAALNPGNSGGPLVSSAGEVIGVNTAMIRGAQGIAFAVASNTASFVIAEIIRFGRVRRAFIGVSADTVALSRRAALLSRVTSRTAVRLRSIEAEGPAAKAGLREGDIVSAIDGHAIGGVDDLVRMLTAERIDRETLFTVVGGSGIRQVAVTPSSRR; this is encoded by the coding sequence ATGGCTCTGCCCGCGTCAGAATTGCAGCCGGACGATGCCCGCCTGCTCGACGACTATTCCGCCACCGTCGCCGACGCCGTCGACCGGGTAGGCCCGGCCGTCTGCCGGATGGAACGCGTTGCCGACAGCCGCGCCGCCGGACAAGGATCCGGCTTCGTCATTGCACCGGATGGCCTGATCGTCACCAATTCCCATGTCGTCGGCGATGTGCAGGCTGTTCGTATCGCGATGCCCGACGGCACATCCACAGGGGGGCGTGTGCTCGGCCGCGATCCCGATACCGATATCGCCCTCGTGCGTGCCGATGGGCACTTTTCCGATATTGCGCCGCTGGGCAATTCGAAGCGTCTGCGCCGTGGCCAGATCGCCATCGCCATCGGCAATCCGCTCGGCTTCGAATGGACGGTGACGACCGGCGTTGTCTCGGCGCTCGGCCGCTCGATGCGCGCTTCGACCGGCCGCTTGATCGATGACGTGATCCAGACCGACGCAGCGCTCAATCCTGGCAACTCCGGTGGCCCGCTTGTGTCCTCGGCCGGCGAGGTGATCGGCGTCAACACCGCTATGATCCGTGGTGCGCAGGGCATCGCTTTCGCGGTCGCTTCCAACACCGCCAGCTTCGTCATCGCCGAAATCATCCGCTTCGGCCGCGTTCGCCGCGCGTTTATCGGCGTTTCGGCCGATACGGTCGCCTTATCGCGCCGCGCCGCGCTGCTGTCGCGGGTGACAAGCCGGACCGCCGTACGGCTGCGCTCGATCGAAGCAGAAGGACCTGCGGCGAAAGCCGGCCTCAGGGAAGGCGACATCGTCTCGGCAATCGACGGTCATGCCATTGGCGGCGTGGACGATCTCGTGCGCATGCTCACCGCCGAACGCATCGACCGGGAAACATTGTTCACGGTAGTCGGTGGTTCGGGGATCAGACAGGTGGCGGTAACGCCGTCTTCGCGCCGCTGA
- a CDS encoding carbohydrate ABC transporter permease has protein sequence MRRERTGMWLRIGCGVLIVGVMLFPLYWMANASLQAQWALLDPSPRWLPFPPLIDGYKSAAGSQWPHIVTSCAVASAAAVLSLAVAAPCAYALVVFRMRWTTFFILLMLIAQMLPHIVMANALYAIYAQLGLLDTYYGLILADSTMGVPFAILILRAFMASLPRTLVEAALCDGLGYWGVFFHIVLPLSRNGLITSGLFCFLFAWSDFIFALTLSTRQKIVPITLGIYDFIGTHGTDWNGIMATAVMASIPPIVLLLFGQKYITAGLIGGAVKE, from the coding sequence ATGCGGCGCGAGCGCACGGGCATGTGGTTACGGATCGGCTGCGGTGTGCTCATCGTCGGCGTCATGCTGTTCCCTCTCTACTGGATGGCGAACGCGTCGTTGCAGGCGCAATGGGCGTTGCTCGATCCCTCCCCGAGATGGCTCCCCTTTCCGCCCTTGATCGACGGCTACAAGTCGGCCGCCGGCTCGCAGTGGCCGCATATCGTCACGAGCTGTGCGGTGGCGAGCGCGGCGGCGGTGCTGTCGCTCGCCGTGGCGGCTCCCTGCGCCTACGCGCTGGTCGTCTTCCGCATGCGCTGGACGACATTCTTTATCCTGCTGATGCTCATTGCGCAGATGTTGCCGCATATCGTCATGGCGAACGCGCTCTATGCCATTTATGCGCAACTCGGCCTGCTCGACACCTATTATGGCCTTATCCTGGCCGACTCGACCATGGGGGTCCCCTTCGCCATCCTCATCCTGCGCGCATTCATGGCCTCGCTGCCGCGCACGCTGGTCGAGGCGGCGCTGTGCGATGGCCTCGGCTATTGGGGGGTGTTTTTCCACATTGTCCTGCCGCTCAGCCGCAACGGCCTAATCACCTCGGGCCTGTTCTGCTTCCTGTTCGCGTGGTCGGATTTCATCTTTGCGCTCACCTTGAGCACGCGTCAGAAAATCGTGCCGATCACGCTCGGCATCTACGATTTCATTGGCACGCATGGCACCGACTGGAATGGCATCATGGCAACCGCCGTCATGGCATCGATCCCGCCGATCGTCCTTCTGTTGTTCGGCCAGAAATATATCACCGCCGGCCTGATCGGCGGCGCGGTGAAAGAATAG
- a CDS encoding response regulator transcription factor produces MLARHDGDEGLLVLVALDDSGRGARLAASLAELDDVTVVMWEDIGSGDHAAVAVVSDITAVKSLPISTPVVLLSDPGSEVITHSSIAAALRADAAPALIAAAARLAAAGYRITGGAVDAFDRSPSEAAGEPDGNEVSLPIHLSPREAEVLALLAEGAPNKVIARKLDISVHTVKFHVAAILVKLGAANRTDAIATAMRQGLVLV; encoded by the coding sequence ATGCTGGCGAGGCATGATGGCGACGAAGGCCTTCTGGTACTGGTCGCGCTCGATGACAGCGGGCGCGGCGCGCGTCTTGCCGCCTCGCTGGCCGAATTGGACGACGTCACCGTGGTGATGTGGGAAGACATAGGTTCCGGCGACCATGCGGCGGTCGCGGTTGTCAGCGACATCACAGCAGTGAAAAGCCTGCCAATCAGCACTCCAGTCGTTCTGCTCTCCGATCCCGGCAGCGAGGTGATAACGCATAGCAGTATCGCCGCCGCGCTGCGTGCCGATGCCGCTCCGGCCCTCATTGCTGCTGCGGCACGTCTGGCGGCTGCGGGCTACCGCATCACCGGAGGGGCAGTAGATGCTTTCGATCGTTCGCCCAGCGAGGCGGCCGGTGAGCCCGACGGGAATGAGGTCAGCCTGCCCATCCATCTTTCGCCGCGCGAAGCGGAGGTGTTGGCACTGCTTGCCGAAGGCGCGCCCAACAAGGTGATCGCCCGCAAGCTCGATATCTCGGTCCACACGGTCAAGTTCCATGTCGCGGCAATCCTGGTGAAGCTCGGCGCCGCCAACCGCACCGACGCCATCGCCACCGCCATGCGACAGGGTCTGGTCCTGGTCTGA
- a CDS encoding S1C family serine protease produces MSSFDLAAFSDAVAGIAEKAAPLTASFKTQHGRTATAFHWGDGFYVAAEEVVEPDEEQQLTLASGETVSAELVGRDPSTGIALLKPGMDAASPALEKADLVRPGHLIVAAGRDSASPLAVLGTVGEVGPAWRSMRGGVIDRRINLAVMAGGRFEGGPVLDAKGHLVGMLLFGPRRRALVIPYETIERTVAALKSKGHVSRGYLGAGLHPIRHGDVQGAMVMSIDEDGPAKAAGIVLGDIVTGWNGEPVRGPRELIRKLGPDSAGAAVTLGVLHGGEAREVAITIGEKPLT; encoded by the coding sequence ATGAGCAGTTTCGATCTTGCCGCTTTTTCCGATGCGGTCGCCGGCATAGCCGAAAAGGCCGCGCCGCTGACCGCCAGCTTCAAGACCCAGCACGGCCGCACGGCAACCGCCTTTCATTGGGGCGATGGTTTCTATGTCGCAGCCGAGGAAGTGGTCGAACCGGACGAGGAACAGCAACTCACCCTGGCTTCCGGCGAGACTGTGAGCGCCGAACTGGTCGGGCGGGATCCGTCGACCGGCATCGCGTTGCTGAAACCGGGAATGGATGCTGCCTCCCCTGCCCTTGAGAAAGCCGACCTCGTGCGCCCCGGCCACCTTATCGTTGCCGCCGGGCGGGATAGTGCATCGCCGCTCGCCGTTCTCGGAACTGTGGGCGAGGTCGGACCGGCTTGGCGCTCGATGCGCGGCGGTGTCATCGACCGCCGCATCAACCTTGCAGTCATGGCCGGGGGCCGGTTCGAAGGTGGGCCGGTGCTGGACGCCAAAGGCCATTTGGTCGGGATGTTGCTCTTCGGCCCGCGCCGGCGAGCGCTGGTCATCCCGTATGAGACGATCGAGCGCACGGTCGCAGCGTTGAAAAGCAAGGGCCATGTGTCGCGCGGTTATCTCGGCGCCGGGCTGCACCCGATCCGGCATGGCGACGTGCAAGGTGCCATGGTGATGAGCATCGATGAGGATGGGCCAGCCAAGGCCGCCGGTATCGTGCTGGGCGATATCGTCACCGGCTGGAATGGCGAACCTGTTCGCGGGCCACGCGAGTTGATCCGCAAATTGGGCCCGGACAGCGCCGGCGCTGCGGTTACGCTTGGCGTGCTGCACGGCGGCGAAGCGCGCGAAGTGGCGATCACCATCGGCGAGAAGCCGTTGACCTGA